The following proteins come from a genomic window of Paucimonas lemoignei:
- the bfrD gene encoding outer membrane ferric siderophore receptor — protein sequence MSGQSLPSGAHSQRSLASAVGVAIAAMSAGHLAHAADSADEKAVSLGATSINGEQDATYKTDESASKKYTAPLRETPKSVTVIPQQVISDTGATSLADALRTTPGITFGAGEGGNPAADRPIIRGFNAESDVFIDGMRDGAAQSREIFNIESVEVSKGPGSAFTGAGSTGGSLNLITKGAHLGNAYNGGYTFGSDQTQRYTADLNQQITDTSAFRLNLMKHDANVAGRDNVDVSRWGVAPSFAFGLGTDTRVKLDYYHLETDDMPDYGIPLTSTTGRSKYIVDKPAHVNESNFYGLTGRDYRKSKNDSGTFRIEHDLNDNLTLSNSFRMSRSTLDYIVTNPDDSRGNVANGLLSRSAKSRNSTTSGFVNQTDLSARFDTGFISHSLVTGVEFSYQDTHNRNYNVLDANGGTIASVCSAALLRSGDCTNLYNPGPKDAWNGTITDSQAFTDTDTKTSAAYVFDTLKFNEQWSLNLGLRYDDYDIKSSGFATAGRGTVAGNFKRENTSQLWNYQVGLVFKPLPNGSVYAAWSTSSNPSGETSGNGGLEMTAANTNLDPEKNRNYELGTKWDFFGDDLSLTAALFRTEKTNARITDPDNTTFQVLDGEQRVNGFEFTYTGKITSKWKVYGGYTYMESELVKTTLAADEGNHMPNTPRNSFNLWSTYELIPKLTIGGGATFVDSRFGNEANSVEVPSYWRYDAMAAYALTKNVDLQLNLQNLTDKRYYDQVFTTHYAHMAAGRTALMSANFHF from the coding sequence ATGTCGGGTCAATCGTTACCATCTGGTGCTCATTCGCAACGCTCGCTGGCTTCGGCCGTTGGGGTTGCCATTGCTGCCATGTCCGCCGGGCATTTGGCCCATGCAGCCGACAGCGCAGACGAAAAAGCTGTATCGCTGGGCGCAACGAGCATCAACGGGGAGCAGGACGCGACCTACAAGACCGATGAATCGGCGTCGAAGAAATACACCGCGCCACTGCGTGAAACGCCGAAGAGCGTCACGGTGATCCCGCAACAGGTGATCAGCGACACCGGCGCCACCAGCCTGGCAGATGCCTTGCGCACTACGCCGGGGATCACCTTCGGCGCGGGCGAGGGCGGCAACCCTGCTGCGGATCGGCCGATCATTCGGGGTTTCAACGCCGAGAGTGACGTGTTCATCGATGGCATGCGTGACGGTGCTGCGCAAAGCCGGGAAATCTTCAATATCGAATCGGTTGAAGTCAGCAAAGGGCCGGGCTCGGCCTTTACCGGCGCAGGCTCCACCGGTGGCAGCCTGAACCTGATCACCAAGGGCGCGCACCTGGGCAACGCCTACAACGGCGGTTACACCTTTGGTTCCGACCAGACCCAGCGCTACACCGCTGACCTCAATCAGCAGATCACTGACACCTCGGCGTTCCGCCTGAACCTGATGAAGCACGACGCCAACGTGGCTGGTCGCGATAACGTGGACGTCAGCCGCTGGGGTGTGGCGCCGTCGTTTGCCTTCGGCCTGGGCACCGACACCCGCGTCAAGCTGGATTACTACCACCTGGAAACCGACGATATGCCTGACTACGGCATCCCGTTGACCTCCACCACCGGTCGCAGCAAATACATCGTCGACAAGCCTGCCCACGTCAACGAAAGCAATTTCTACGGCCTGACCGGTCGCGACTATCGCAAGAGCAAGAACGACAGCGGCACGTTCCGGATCGAGCACGACCTGAACGACAACCTGACCCTGTCCAACAGCTTCCGCATGTCCCGCTCGACGCTGGACTACATCGTCACCAACCCGGATGACTCGCGTGGCAACGTCGCCAACGGCCTGCTGTCGCGTTCGGCCAAGAGCCGCAACTCGACCACCAGCGGCTTCGTCAACCAGACCGACCTGAGTGCCAGGTTCGACACCGGTTTCATCAGCCACAGCCTGGTCACCGGCGTGGAGTTCTCATATCAGGACACCCACAACCGCAACTACAACGTGCTCGATGCCAACGGCGGTACCATCGCCAGCGTGTGTTCGGCGGCGCTGCTGCGTTCCGGCGATTGCACCAATCTGTACAACCCAGGCCCGAAAGACGCCTGGAACGGCACTATCACGGACAGCCAGGCGTTCACCGACACGGACACCAAAACCAGCGCCGCTTATGTGTTCGACACCTTGAAGTTCAACGAGCAGTGGTCCCTGAACCTGGGCCTGCGTTATGACGACTACGACATCAAGTCCAGCGGTTTTGCCACGGCCGGTCGCGGCACTGTGGCGGGCAACTTCAAGCGCGAGAACACCAGCCAGCTGTGGAATTATCAGGTCGGTCTGGTCTTCAAGCCGCTGCCCAACGGTTCGGTCTACGCAGCATGGTCGACCTCCAGCAACCCGTCTGGTGAAACCAGCGGCAACGGTGGCCTGGAAATGACGGCGGCCAACACCAATCTCGACCCGGAAAAGAACCGCAACTACGAGCTGGGCACCAAGTGGGATTTCTTCGGCGATGACCTGTCGTTGACCGCGGCGCTGTTCCGCACCGAAAAAACCAACGCACGCATCACCGACCCGGACAACACCACGTTCCAGGTGCTGGATGGCGAGCAGCGTGTGAATGGCTTCGAGTTCACCTACACCGGCAAGATCACTAGCAAATGGAAGGTCTACGGCGGTTACACCTACATGGAAAGCGAGCTGGTCAAAACTACCCTGGCTGCGGACGAAGGCAATCACATGCCTAACACGCCGCGTAACAGCTTCAACCTGTGGTCAACTTACGAGCTGATCCCGAAGCTGACGATTGGCGGTGGCGCGACCTTCGTCGACTCACGTTTCGGCAACGAAGCCAACTCGGTTGAAGTGCCCTCCTACTGGCGCTATGACGCAATGGCCGCTTACGCGTTGACCAAAAACGTCGACCTGCAGCTCAACCTGCAAAACCTGACGGACAAGCGTTACTACGATCAGGTGTTTACCACTCACTATGCGCACATGGCCGCTGGCCGTACTGCCTTGATGAGCGCTAACTTCCACTTCTGA
- a CDS encoding 2OG-Fe(II) oxygenase family oxidoreductase yields MLLHIPGLFDRDEVARIRQALQQTEWADGKITAGYQSAKAKHNLQLPEGHPLAIEVGSALLERLWANPLFMSAALPHKVFPPLLNCYTAGGSFDFHIDNAVRQAKGSIERVRTDLSATVFFSDPDDYDGGELEIQDTYGTQRVKLPAGDMVLYPATSLHKVSAVTRGTRYASFFWTQSLVREDSQRALLFEMDNAIQALTRDVPDHPSLLKLTGTYHNLLRRWVEV; encoded by the coding sequence ATGCTTTTACACATACCTGGCTTGTTCGATCGTGATGAAGTGGCGCGCATACGCCAGGCCTTGCAGCAGACCGAGTGGGCGGACGGCAAAATCACGGCGGGCTATCAATCGGCCAAGGCCAAGCACAACCTGCAATTGCCCGAAGGTCACCCGTTGGCCATCGAAGTGGGCTCTGCCCTGCTCGAACGCCTGTGGGCCAACCCGCTGTTCATGTCCGCCGCCCTTCCGCACAAGGTGTTCCCGCCCCTGCTCAATTGCTACACGGCAGGCGGCAGCTTCGATTTCCATATCGACAACGCAGTGCGTCAGGCCAAAGGCAGCATCGAGCGGGTCAGAACCGACCTGTCCGCCACCGTGTTTTTCAGCGACCCGGATGACTACGACGGCGGCGAACTGGAAATCCAGGACACCTACGGCACCCAACGCGTGAAACTGCCTGCAGGCGATATGGTGCTGTACCCGGCGACCAGCCTGCACAAGGTCAGCGCCGTGACCCGTGGCACCCGCTATGCCTCGTTTTTCTGGACTCAGAGCCTGGTGCGCGAAGACAGCCAGCGCGCACTGCTGTTCGAAATGGACAATGCCATTCAGGCGCTGACCCGCGATGTGCCCGACCACCCTTCGCTGCTCAAGCTGACCGGCACCTATCACAACCTGCTGCGCCGCTGGGTGGAGGTCTGA
- a CDS encoding Sel1 domain-containing protein: protein MTWNLQREETLDGDQLRAMLAANPAKAAQAIVAAAGQNLVDAQALLGQILLDGQGIERDQALALRWFEIAARNGHVMARNMLGRCHEHGWGCPADSTKAAEHYRLAAEAGLDWGLYNLANLLATGRGVAENQQQAMRCYAQAAQMGHAKSMNLLGRYLEEGQYCAANPEAAYDWYRRSAEGGDFRGQFSHAAVLADHGHLDQALAWLKIALENGNLNFLRVARKTLAAAPIPEVRALAGDYHRRAALLGDESDSAAYSALAL from the coding sequence ATGACCTGGAACCTGCAGCGCGAGGAAACCCTCGACGGCGATCAGCTGCGCGCGATGCTCGCCGCCAACCCTGCCAAAGCGGCGCAGGCCATCGTCGCCGCAGCGGGTCAAAACCTGGTCGATGCTCAGGCATTGCTGGGGCAGATACTATTGGACGGGCAAGGCATCGAGCGCGATCAGGCACTGGCGCTGAGGTGGTTCGAGATCGCGGCCCGCAACGGCCACGTCATGGCGCGCAATATGCTCGGGCGCTGCCATGAGCACGGCTGGGGTTGCCCGGCCGACTCAACCAAAGCCGCCGAACATTACCGCCTGGCGGCCGAAGCCGGGCTGGATTGGGGGCTGTATAACCTTGCCAATTTACTGGCCACCGGGCGTGGCGTTGCTGAAAACCAGCAGCAGGCCATGCGCTGTTATGCACAGGCCGCGCAGATGGGCCATGCCAAATCCATGAACCTGCTGGGCCGCTATCTGGAAGAGGGGCAGTACTGCGCTGCCAATCCAGAGGCCGCCTATGACTGGTACCGACGCTCAGCCGAAGGCGGGGATTTCCGGGGGCAGTTCAGCCACGCAGCGGTACTGGCCGACCATGGACACCTTGATCAAGCGCTGGCCTGGCTGAAGATTGCCCTGGAGAACGGCAACCTCAACTTCCTGCGCGTGGCTCGCAAGACCCTCGCCGCCGCGCCCATTCCCGAGGTCAGGGCACTGGCCGGGGACTATCATCGTCGAGCGGCGCTGCTAGGCGATGAAAGTGATAGTGCCGCGTACAGCGCGTTGGCCCTATAG
- a CDS encoding binary cytotoxin component, whose translation MNDQDNTPDLDDIAADEASKAPQILMDGSLGMLEDSTREPGLILTKEQIINIKRYEMAGLALPIEIGAVIGYLGYNEGEGAGKGLEPKDFQQTFTKINSHARTWNPLRTDLIAVTSKLQVFAGDIKNNGITMEDIYSDVKALKKLDGYDLRTLDDVRKLKDELGDRLKDFNLDAADKHTVSQFSYFLDNILEAVNRQHTEATEIKKRLDTFSDDLAVKVLPEIKVKIATINNSNLADVIKTLSEKIEKRATQIEELNTAYKNTVKAALDAVSKLNIVGLAVSIYNGVEAEKIRKARNDLRKVQEGEIAEMRTKDKVLASLHRVRTDLQDLDIIVVDADIATKNLVTVWNKITIFIDRSKEGVNAINDALSLYQFMDHFRSVVRPWETVGRDAQLLYGVFDEADKEFREEYAPKGMQQKRTLMPMDNSMSLNEPDMKALRDAKAACNSKIVDATVYHTETAYLPNLFGKATDLNTALNRAHFVLSESTQKISFNLEQPIEDIVRYQEELADTEDEEDREYILDSISRKLSSATNDTQDETNKLAGHLKSLSDALNRESTLKSLEGLKIQAAKLPEDLTALEERKNNLKEELANLNSAIQAIEAKGFAEIGEETILNAEALAALQLGGPPAAALKAALDLLQKSLADLDASLNYHGLLSLRQNLHARSDAETQKINDKNDEIRKVKQRTLFIESIHSFDDERVIYVDEYSKIVSSFRSFVNKHTSTPKDDEAVGQWIQDAGELMAYLTAIR comes from the coding sequence ATGAATGATCAAGATAACACTCCAGACCTTGACGACATCGCAGCCGACGAAGCCAGCAAAGCCCCACAAATATTAATGGACGGCTCGCTTGGTATGCTGGAGGATTCAACTCGCGAACCTGGATTGATTCTGACCAAAGAACAAATTATCAACATCAAGCGCTATGAAATGGCAGGGCTAGCGCTCCCTATCGAAATTGGCGCTGTGATTGGCTATCTCGGTTACAACGAAGGTGAAGGTGCTGGCAAAGGCCTGGAACCAAAAGACTTTCAGCAAACCTTCACGAAAATAAACAGCCATGCTCGTACGTGGAACCCGTTACGCACAGACTTGATTGCAGTGACCAGTAAACTTCAGGTATTTGCTGGCGATATAAAAAACAATGGCATCACCATGGAAGATATCTACAGTGATGTGAAAGCGCTGAAAAAGCTCGATGGGTACGACCTGAGAACACTCGACGATGTTCGAAAGCTTAAGGATGAACTCGGGGACCGCCTCAAGGATTTCAATCTTGACGCAGCGGACAAGCACACCGTCAGCCAATTCAGCTACTTCCTTGACAACATACTTGAGGCTGTTAACCGTCAACACACTGAGGCGACTGAAATCAAAAAGCGCCTTGATACATTCAGCGATGACCTTGCCGTAAAAGTGCTTCCCGAGATAAAAGTCAAAATTGCCACGATCAATAACAGCAATCTTGCGGACGTCATTAAAACACTGAGTGAAAAAATCGAAAAGCGCGCAACACAAATCGAAGAGCTCAATACGGCCTACAAAAACACCGTCAAAGCGGCCTTGGACGCGGTGTCTAAATTGAACATCGTCGGGCTGGCAGTATCCATCTATAACGGCGTTGAGGCCGAAAAAATTCGCAAGGCACGTAATGATTTACGTAAGGTTCAGGAGGGAGAAATCGCAGAAATGCGCACTAAAGACAAAGTCCTCGCCTCTCTTCATCGAGTACGCACGGATCTGCAGGATCTGGATATCATCGTCGTTGACGCAGATATTGCCACCAAAAATCTGGTCACTGTCTGGAACAAGATCACCATCTTCATTGATCGCTCCAAAGAGGGCGTAAATGCCATAAATGACGCATTGAGCCTGTACCAGTTTATGGATCACTTCCGCTCAGTGGTCAGGCCGTGGGAGACAGTTGGTCGCGATGCACAGCTCCTGTATGGGGTCTTCGACGAGGCCGATAAAGAATTCCGTGAAGAATACGCTCCGAAAGGAATGCAACAAAAAAGGACCCTGATGCCTATGGATAATTCTATGTCTCTGAATGAGCCCGATATGAAAGCCTTGCGTGATGCAAAAGCAGCCTGCAACTCAAAGATAGTCGATGCAACGGTGTATCACACCGAGACGGCCTACCTGCCAAACCTGTTTGGCAAGGCCACCGACCTGAACACAGCACTGAATAGAGCGCACTTCGTTTTATCGGAGTCTACCCAGAAAATTTCATTTAACCTTGAGCAGCCGATTGAAGACATCGTGCGCTACCAGGAAGAACTTGCAGACACTGAAGATGAAGAGGATCGGGAATACATTCTCGACAGTATTTCGAGAAAATTGTCCTCTGCGACAAATGACACCCAAGATGAAACGAATAAACTGGCTGGTCACCTGAAATCGCTAAGCGATGCATTAAATCGTGAGTCGACCCTGAAGTCCCTGGAGGGACTGAAGATCCAGGCCGCTAAACTGCCTGAAGATCTCACAGCCCTCGAAGAGCGGAAAAATAATCTCAAAGAAGAACTCGCGAACTTGAACAGTGCGATTCAGGCAATCGAAGCAAAAGGTTTCGCGGAGATTGGTGAAGAGACCATTTTGAATGCCGAGGCGCTCGCCGCTCTTCAACTGGGAGGGCCACCCGCCGCTGCCCTCAAAGCCGCTCTTGACCTGCTGCAAAAATCTCTCGCCGACCTAGATGCTTCGCTGAACTACCACGGCTTATTAAGCCTGCGTCAAAATCTGCACGCGCGTTCGGATGCAGAAACGCAGAAAATCAACGATAAAAATGACGAGATCAGAAAGGTCAAACAGCGCACCCTATTCATCGAAAGTATTCACAGCTTTGACGATGAGCGCGTGATCTACGTTGACGAGTACTCGAAAATCGTATCGTCATTCAGGTCTTTCGTGAACAAACACACCTCCACACCGAAAGACGATGAAGCTGTCGGCCAGTGGATTCAAGATGCCGGAGAGCTGATGGCTTACCTGACAGCCATTCGATAA